A window from Cryptomeria japonica chromosome 1, Sugi_1.0, whole genome shotgun sequence encodes these proteins:
- the LOC131857272 gene encoding methyl jasmonate esterase 1-like: METNIVKAKGCHFVMVHGATFGGWCWYQVADLLLKAGHTVSSIDMASGGIDPTNADTISSLQEYNQPLTDFFTALPSEGKVILVGHSAGGFNLSFTMERFPDKIAAAVFVTAFMPLSGTTLSELMNEIVSIIGGFGDSTFYYANGKENPATSFKFGTQFAREFLSQNSPSWGLTLWESLEKKSPIWQEPLLYTAKNYGSVRRIFVVSKEDKVIVEAFQRKMIAGNPPQMVYEIEGSDHTVFFSKPLQLAEVLMKIANTSV; the protein is encoded by the exons ATGGAGACAAATATAGTTAAGGCAAAGGGGTGTCACTTTGTGATGGTGCATGGAGCAACCTTTGGGGGCTGGTGTTGGTATCAAGTTGCAGATCTTCTTCTCAAAGCGGGCCACACTGTATCTTCCATTGACATGGCCAGTGGAGGTATAGATCCTACAAATGCCGACACAATTTCTTCGTTACAAGAGTACAATCAGCCACTCACAGACTTCTTTACAGCTCTTCCTTCTGAAGGGAAG GTTATATTGGTTGGCCACAGCGCTGGTGGATTCAATTTGAGTTTTACCATGGAGCGTTTTCCAGATAAAATTGCTGCAGCTGTATTTGTTACCGCCTTCATGCCCCTCAGCGGAACAACTCTCTCTGAGTTGATGAACGAG ATCGTATCCATAATCGGAGGCTTCGGAGACTCTACATTTTACTATGCAAATGGGAAAGAGAATCCAGCAACATCCTTCAAGTTTGGCACCCAGTTTGCGCGAGAATTTTTATCACAGAACAGTCCTTCTTGG GGTCTGACGTTGTGGGAATCGCTGGAAAAGAAATCTCCAATATGGCAAGAACCTCTTTTGTATACAGCTAAAAACTATGGAAGTGTTAGGAGAATATTTGTTGTGTCGAAGGAGGATAAGGTTATTGTGGAGGCGTTCCAGAGAAAGATGATTGCAGGGAATCCTCCACAAATGGTATACGAAATTGAAGGATCTGATCACACCGTATTCTTCTCTAAGCCTCTTCAACTGGCTGAGGTGCTCATGAAAATTGCTAATACGAGTGTGTGA